CCGCCAGGCCCTCTCCCTGCTGGGGCGCATGCTGCGTTTTGAGCCCAGTGCCCGCATCTCAGCGGCTGCCGCCCTTCGCCACCCCTTCCTGGCCAAGTACCACGACCCCGATGACGAGCCTGACTGCGCCCCGCCCTTTGACTTTGCCTTTGACCGCGAAGCCCTCACACGGGAACGCATTAAGGAGGCCATCGTGGCCGAGATCGAAGACTTCCATGCACGGCGCGAGGGCATCCGCCAGCAGATCCGCTTCCAGCCTTCCCTACAGCCTGTGGCCAGTGAGCCCGGCTGCCCCGATGTTGAGATGCCCAGTCCCTGGGCTCCCAGTGGGGACTGTGCCATGGAGTCCCCTCCGCCGGCCCCGCTGCCATGCCCCGGCCCTGCGCCCGACACCATCGATCTGACCCTGCAGCCGCCCCTGCCGGCCAGTGAACCAGCCCCTCCAAAGAGGGAGGGAGCCATCTCAGACAACACCAAGGCTGCCCTCAAGGCTGCCCTGCTCAAGTCCCTGCGGAGCCGGCTCCGAGGTGCCTGGCAGAGGCCGCGGCTGGCTGGGGAGCGAGAGGCAGCGGGGCCCCAGGCCTGGACAGGCTCTTACCGTCACCCTCCCGTCTTCTCTGCAGATGGCCCCAGCGCCCCCCTGGAAGCTCCCGAGCCTCGGAAGCCGGTGACAGCCCAGGAGCGCCAGCGGGAGCGGGAGGAGAAGCGGCGGCGACGGCAGGAGCGGGCCAAGGAGCGGGAGAAGCGGCGGCAGGAGCGGGAGCGCAAGGAGCGGGGCGCTGGGGCCTCCGGGGGCGCCTCCGCCGACCCGCTGGCCGGGCTGGTGCTCAGCGACAACGACCGCAGCCTGCTGGAGCGCTGGACTCGCATGGCCCAGCCCCCGGCCCCCGCGCCCACGCCGCCCCCCGCCCGGCCCCGCAGCCCGCCCGTGGGCCCTGCAGCCCCGCCCGCGGGTCCCCCGCCGCAGCCCGCCTGCCCGCCCGCCGGGCCTGCGCCCGCTCCGCCCCACACCGCCGCCTCCTCCGGCCTCCTGGCCCCCCGGCCGCTGGGGCCCCACCCTGGGCTGCCTGGCCCCAGCGCCCCGGGCGTTCTGCCTTACTTCCCCTCTGGCCCACCGCCTCCAGACCCTGGAGGGGCCCCTCAGCCCTCCACCTCCGAATCTCCTGACGTCACCCTGGTGACCCAGCAGCTGTCCAAGTCGCaggtgaggggagagggctggCCGTGGGGATGCCTGGATCTGAATCCAGGGGAGGTGGACTTGGGAGGTCGTTGGGGGCAGGAGAGGCTGTGCTGTGTCCTGGTCCCATGGAGCGGAGCGGCAGACGGGGCTCGAGCTCTCCTAGCCTGCCTGCTCACTCGCAGAAGGAGCGTAGCGCTGATGAGCCGGTCGTTGGAGACCCCAGCCCACACTCAGTGTTTGTTGAGGCTGGGGCTGTCACCACAGGTGTCCAGGCCCGCTCAAGGGCAGTGTCAGGGTGGGGTGCCCTGCAGACCTCAGTTGGCGCTGGGTGGTTCCCGCGTTGTAAGCTGCCATCATCCCCTGCAGGTGGAGGACCCCTTGCCCCCCGTGTTCTCCGGCACCCCAAAGGGCAGTGGAGCGGGCTATGGCGTTGGCTTTGACCTGGAGGAATTCCTAAACCAGTCTTTCGACATGGGTGTGGCTGACGGGCCACAGGACGGGTAAGAGCTGGGCCGGGACTCCGGAATGGGCTGTGGCTAGGGGCTCCCAGCACAGGAGGAGCCCCTCACCCCGCTCTCCCCCTTGCCGCCCTCAGCCAGGCCGACTCAGCCTCGCTCTCAGCCTCCCTGCTTGCCGACTGGCTCGAGGGCCACGGCATAAACCCTGCCGACATCGAGTCCCTGCAGCGTGAGATCCAGATGGACTCCCCCATGCTGCTGGCTGACCTGCCTGACCTCCAGGAGCCCTGAGGCCCGCAGTCTGTGCCTTGCTGCCAGGGGCAGACCCAGCTCCAAGATCCGCAGGACCGTTCCCGAGGGCTGGAGCCCCGGGCCTGACAGGGGAAGCTCAGCTCGGATTATTCTGCAGGTTCATCTCAGACCCACCCTACGGCCTTAAGCGGCCACCTGAGCCAGCACGAGCCACAGCAGGAGGGGCAACCCTTACCCCCCCGAGCGATACTTTTCagtattgtatttttattattattattacattattattattacacaattttttttgCCATCGAAACGAAGCCTGTGAAATATAAGGTTCCCTTTAGCGCCTGTCTCCAGGGCGTGTTTCTGGAGTTAAGGGCAGGGTGCCATCAGTGGGGGAACCAGAGCTTGGGGGCCAAGCAAACGCATCTGCGTGCACAACAGCCAAGGCCAGTTCATTCAGGTCCTGAGGTTTATTAAGACCTCCACTCCCCACTTGCTCCCAGCCCCACAAAGGTTGCCCTCTGCCACCTCGCACGGTCAGACTCACccccggggcgggtggggggacCTCACAAGCTGTGCCTACCTTGGCTGTGGCTGTTCTAGTGTGGCTTGCGGTAGCCGGGGTGAGACACGGTTTGGATGTCGAGCTTCGGGTGCCTGGGACGTGCAGGCGGGGGAAGCTGAGCGGGAGAGTGACACGGGGCTGGGGGCCTGTGGTGCTCGCCGCTGGGAGGGAGGTGAAGGGTGGGAGGTTCTCTGCTGGCTGGCGGGACTGCTAGGGCGTGGCGGTGGCGGCCACACGCAGGTGGCGTGGCGTGTGCCGGGAGTGGGTCGGACTGCGCCGCCGGTCTCCCGGCGCAGGGCCCTGGCGGAGGCCGCAGTCGGGAAGCCGGCTAAGGTGGGACACCGGCCCGCAGCCTTCCGGACAGGGTCCGAGTCCAGGCCGGGTGGCGGTGCCTTCCGGAGGTCTGGGAGGCCGCCGACGTGTAGCCGTGTGGAGGGGAGCGGAGGCCCGGCCGAAAGGTGGGCGTCGTGGGTGTGAGGGGAGAGGTTGGGCTGGAGCCACAGGGCCCCCGGGAGAGGCGGGCGCTGAGGGCAGCGGGGCGGGGCGGCAGAGAGGGGGGCGGGGCCGCGAGGCGGGGCCGGCGCCTCAGGCCCGGCGGATCTTCATCTCGGTGCGCTTGAGGGAGTAATAGAAGCCCTTCCACTGGGCCCAGTTGATGCCGTTGGCGTAGGAGAGGTGGGAGCCGCCGAGGTAGAAGCCGTTGAGGTTGGCGAAGTGGCAGCTGCGGAACCAGAAGGCGCCCGACGAGAGGGCCGCGCAGTTCTGCACGAAGAGGTCCTGGTCCCGGTCGAAGGTGGAGAACTTCTGGCCGCTGTGGTAGGACAGGGAGTCGCCTGGCggaggggaggggcagcctgGGGACGGGGCCTCTCCCGAGCCAGACGCTGGGTAACTGTGCGTCCGCAGCTCGCGGGACCGCCTGGGTGCGGGGGCAGCCCGgactccccccagcccctccgcggctgGCGGGAGCGGGTACCTGCCCCGCCGTCCTCGAAGCCCGACACGTGGAGGCTGTAGCCGTCCTCCTCGGCGCTGACTGCGTTGGGCGAGATGGAGAATTCGGCGTACTTGGCGAAGGCCGTGTTGTTCTCGAAGTCCTCCAGGTCCACCCGCAGCTCATACTTCTGCTTCAGTGTCAGGAGGTGCAGGTTctgcagccctgggagggggcggggggcgtGCCAGTCAGCGGGGACCTGGCTCTGGGGGCCCCCAGCCTGCCGGGCCCCGCCTTACCCAGCCAGTACTCCCCATCGGCGCGGCCAAAGCCCAGCTTGTAGTCGTTCCAGCCCCGGAAGAAGCTCACTGAGCCGTTGAATCTCTTCTGGAAAACCTGGAGCAGAGAGGATGGGCCTGGACGCTCGAGGGGCCAGGGGGCTGGGGCCTCACCCGGGTGCAGACCCTGTGAGGCTGAGGCGGTTTGTGAGAGGACTAAGCCGGGAGCCGAGGTGAGCCGCGTGCCAGCACCAGGACCCTCGGGGAGCGGCTGCCGAGAGCAGGAAGAGGTGAAGGGGGCGTTCTAGAATTGAGGCGCCTGGGGTTGAGTCCGGCgccggctgtgtgaccttgggcaagttactgcaCCTCTCCGGGTTTTGGTTCCTCATTTGTAACCTTGCTcccaggattattgtgaggattacagACACTAACCTACCTTAAGCATCTAGGAGTCTGCGGTGGCAGAGGCGCACACACTGTGCTGTATCGTCCCTGCTTTAGGGACGAAGTCACAGGCTCACAGCCGTGCGGCTTGGCCTCCGTGCCCCCCCCTCCACTCACCGTCCACTTTCCACCCTCGGTGGTCATGTCACAGAAGACGGGCACAGGCACGCTGGGGCCCGAGGGGTAGATGAGGTACACGCCGTCCTCCTGGTAGCCCTGGGCGTAGATGTCGTCACAGTCCAGGGGCTGCTGTAGGCATGACCTCTCCAGAGCTGAGGGCGGGGTGAGGAGAAGGGGCCTGAGGCACACCAGCCACCTCCACCCCCCCGGCCCCCCCTTCACCTCCCTCCCCGAGCTGGGGGCGCATACCGTCTGGCCCACCTGCCCCATCTTACAGGCTCAGCCCTGGGGCCCGACTCCCAGCTGCGATGCTCAGGACAGCCCCCTCGCCCAGCCTGTGGGCCGTGCGAGTGCAGCAGCTTACCATCTCCCCGGATCCCCAAGACCTGGGGGACGCAGGGGCCAGtgcagagaagcagcagcagcgaCAGAGCCAGAAGAGCCTGACGACAGGAGAACGGGGTCACCCGCCCAG
Above is a genomic segment from Mesoplodon densirostris isolate mMesDen1 chromosome 18, mMesDen1 primary haplotype, whole genome shotgun sequence containing:
- the MFAP4 gene encoding microfibril-associated glycoprotein 4 isoform X3; the encoded protein is MKALLALSLLLLLCTGPCVPQVLGIRGDALERSCLQQPLDCDDIYAQGYQEDGVYLIYPSGPSVPVPVFCDMTTEGGKWTVFQKRFNGSVSFFRGWNDYKLGFGRADGEYWLGLQNLHLLTLKQKYELRVDLEDFENNTAFAKYAEFSISPNAVSAEEDGYSLHVSGFEDGGAAARSSPPSTGTRTSSCRTARPSRRAPSGSAAATSPTSTASTSAAPTSPTPTASTGPSGRASITPSSAPR
- the MAPK7 gene encoding mitogen-activated protein kinase 7 isoform X1; translation: MAEPLKEDDGEDGSGEPPGPGKAEPTGPAASVAAKNLALLKARSFDVTFDVGDEYEIIETIGNGAYGVVSSARRRLTGQQVAIKKIPNAFDVVTNAKRTLRELKILKHFKHDNIIAIKDILRPTVPYGEFRSVYVVLDLMESDLHQIIHSSQPLTLEHVRYFLYQLLRGLKYMHSAQVIHRDLKPSNLLVNENCELKIGDFGMARGLCTSPAEHQYFMTEYVATRWYRAPELMLSLHEYTQAIDLWSVGCIFGEMLARRQLFPGKNYVHQLQLIMMVLGTPSPAVIQAVGAERVRAYIQSLPPRQPVPWETVYPGADRQALSLLGRMLRFEPSARISAAAALRHPFLAKYHDPDDEPDCAPPFDFAFDREALTRERIKEAIVAEIEDFHARREGIRQQIRFQPSLQPVASEPGCPDVEMPSPWAPSGDCAMESPPPAPLPCPGPAPDTIDLTLQPPLPASEPAPPKREGAISDNTKAALKAALLKSLRSRLRDGPSAPLEAPEPRKPVTAQERQREREEKRRRRQERAKEREKRRQERERKERGAGASGGASADPLAGLVLSDNDRSLLERWTRMAQPPAPAPTPPPARPRSPPVGPAAPPAGPPPQPACPPAGPAPAPPHTAASSGLLAPRPLGPHPGLPGPSAPGVLPYFPSGPPPPDPGGAPQPSTSESPDVTLVTQQLSKSQVEDPLPPVFSGTPKGSGAGYGVGFDLEEFLNQSFDMGVADGPQDGQADSASLSASLLADWLEGHGINPADIESLQREIQMDSPMLLADLPDLQEP
- the MFAP4 gene encoding microfibril-associated glycoprotein 4 isoform X2; amino-acid sequence: MKALLALSLLLLLCTGPCVPQVLGIRGDALERSCLQQPLDCDDIYAQGYQEDGVYLIYPSGPSVPVPVFCDMTTEGGKWTVFQKRFNGSVSFFRGWNDYKLGFGRADGEYWLGLQNLHLLTLKQKYELRVDLEDFENNTAFAKYAEFSISPNAVSAEEDGYSLHVSGFEDGGAGDSLSYHSGQKFSTFDRDQDLFVQNCAALSSGAFWFRSCHFANLNGFYLGGSHLSYANGINWAQWKGFYYSLKRTEMKIRRA
- the MFAP4 gene encoding microfibril-associated glycoprotein 4 isoform X1; amino-acid sequence: MKALLALSLLLLLCTGPCVPQVLGIRGDALERSCLQQPLDCDDIYAQGYQEDGVYLIYPSGPSVPVPVFCDMTTEGGKWTVFQKRFNGSVSFFRGWNDYKLGFGRADGEYWLGLQNLHLLTLKQKYELRVDLEDFENNTAFAKYAEFSISPNAVSAEEDGYSLHVSGFEDGGAGTRSRQPRRGWGESGLPPHPGGPASCGRTVTQRLARERPRPQAAPPLRQATPCPTTAARSSPPSTGTRTSSCRTARPSRRAPSGSAAATSPTSTASTSAAPTSPTPTASTGPSGRASITPSSAPR
- the MAPK7 gene encoding mitogen-activated protein kinase 7 isoform X2; its protein translation is MESDLHQIIHSSQPLTLEHVRYFLYQLLRGLKYMHSAQVIHRDLKPSNLLVNENCELKIGDFGMARGLCTSPAEHQYFMTEYVATRWYRAPELMLSLHEYTQAIDLWSVGCIFGEMLARRQLFPGKNYVHQLQLIMMVLGTPSPAVIQAVGAERVRAYIQSLPPRQPVPWETVYPGADRQALSLLGRMLRFEPSARISAAAALRHPFLAKYHDPDDEPDCAPPFDFAFDREALTRERIKEAIVAEIEDFHARREGIRQQIRFQPSLQPVASEPGCPDVEMPSPWAPSGDCAMESPPPAPLPCPGPAPDTIDLTLQPPLPASEPAPPKREGAISDNTKAALKAALLKSLRSRLRDGPSAPLEAPEPRKPVTAQERQREREEKRRRRQERAKEREKRRQERERKERGAGASGGASADPLAGLVLSDNDRSLLERWTRMAQPPAPAPTPPPARPRSPPVGPAAPPAGPPPQPACPPAGPAPAPPHTAASSGLLAPRPLGPHPGLPGPSAPGVLPYFPSGPPPPDPGGAPQPSTSESPDVTLVTQQLSKSQVEDPLPPVFSGTPKGSGAGYGVGFDLEEFLNQSFDMGVADGPQDGQADSASLSASLLADWLEGHGINPADIESLQREIQMDSPMLLADLPDLQEP